From one Rhizobium sp. CIAT894 genomic stretch:
- a CDS encoding cytochrome c oxidase subunit II codes for MAVVLILVLIVVGSVLFHVLSPWWWTPIASNWTYIDSTLVITFWITGIVFVAVVSFMAYCVFRFRHRPGNRAHYEPENRRLELMLAGGTAVGVAAMLAPGLIVWNQFITVPADAASVEVVSQQWLWSFRLPGADGKLGRAQTRDVTAENPLGLDKNDANGLDDVIIEGGELHLPIGKPVHILLRSIDVLHDFYVPEFRAKMDMIPGMVTYFWFTPTRTGNFEILCAELCGVGHPQMRGSVVVDNDADYQTWLGQQQTFTQLTASSGEPLPAN; via the coding sequence ATGGCTGTCGTGCTGATCCTCGTCCTGATTGTCGTCGGCTCCGTGCTGTTTCATGTGCTGAGCCCTTGGTGGTGGACGCCGATCGCGTCCAACTGGACCTATATCGACAGTACCCTCGTCATCACTTTCTGGATCACCGGCATCGTCTTCGTGGCGGTGGTTTCGTTCATGGCCTATTGCGTCTTCCGCTTCCGGCACAGGCCCGGCAACCGGGCGCATTATGAGCCCGAAAACCGCCGGCTGGAATTGATGCTGGCGGGGGGAACGGCCGTCGGCGTCGCGGCGATGCTGGCGCCCGGCCTCATCGTCTGGAACCAGTTCATCACGGTGCCTGCCGATGCCGCATCGGTCGAAGTCGTCAGCCAGCAATGGCTGTGGAGTTTCCGCCTCCCGGGGGCGGACGGAAAGCTCGGCCGTGCGCAGACGCGCGACGTCACTGCCGAAAACCCGCTCGGGCTTGATAAGAACGACGCAAACGGCCTCGACGACGTCATCATCGAGGGCGGCGAACTGCATCTGCCGATCGGCAAGCCGGTGCATATATTGCTGCGCTCCATCGATGTGCTGCATGATTTCTACGTGCCGGAATTCCGCGCCAAGATGGACATGATCCCCGGCATGGTCACCTATTTTTGGTTCACGCCGACGCGGACGGGCAATTTCGAGATTCTCTGCGCCGAACTCTGCGGCGTCGGCCATCCGCAAATGCGCGGCAGCGTCGTGGTTGATAACGATGCCGACTACCAGACCTGGCTCGGGCAGCAGCAGACATTCACCCAGCTGACGGCGTCATCGGGAGAGCCGCTGCCGGCAAATTGA
- a CDS encoding cytochrome c family protein: MDYRVVLLIAAVVTALFPANAGAQEGDATAGAEVFKKCATCHIADSDTNKVGPSLNGVLGRKAGTHPDFAYSASMKAAGDGGLVWDEATLRDYLHNPRVKVKGTKMAFVGLKDDQEITNLIAYLKQYSK, translated from the coding sequence ATGGATTATCGTGTCGTTCTGCTGATTGCTGCAGTTGTGACTGCCCTTTTCCCCGCTAACGCCGGGGCGCAGGAGGGCGACGCGACGGCGGGTGCTGAAGTTTTCAAGAAATGCGCGACTTGTCATATCGCCGATTCCGATACGAACAAGGTCGGTCCGTCGCTGAACGGGGTGCTCGGCCGCAAGGCCGGGACGCATCCCGATTTCGCCTATTCGGCCTCGATGAAGGCTGCCGGCGACGGCGGTCTCGTCTGGGACGAGGCGACGCTGCGTGACTATCTCCACAATCCGAGAGTGAAGGTGAAGGGCACGAAAATGGCCTTTGTCGGCCTGAAGGACGATCAGGAGATCACCAATCTCATCGCCTATCTCAAGCAATATTCGAAATGA